A genomic stretch from Desulfotignum balticum DSM 7044 includes:
- the ahcY gene encoding adenosylhomocysteinase, giving the protein MLQQAKSPFYIDLDHSLKYKVKDINLAEEGILDMQLSEKEMPGLMAIREKYGPEKPFKGLKIMGSLHMTIQTAMLIDTLYELGADIRWASCNIFSTQDHAAAAIAKKGTAAVFAWKGETLEEFWWCTEQALLWPDGSGPDLIVDDGGDATLFIHQGVKVEKDPSILEQPTHSQDERCLLDRLKVSHAKDPEKWTKIADKIRGVSEETTTGVHRLYHLAAKNELLFPAINVNDSVTKSKFDNLYGCRESLADGIKRATDVMLAGKTVVIAGYGDVGKGCADSMKGYGAIVLVTEIDPICALQAAMEGFEVVTMEEAATRGDVFVTATGNYHVIRGEHIAEMKDEAIICNIGHFDNEIEMAYLTDNPRAERIKIKPQVDKWVLESGRSVIVLAEGRLVNLGCATGHPSFVMSNSFSNQTLAQIKLASEKLEKKVYTLPKELDEEVARLHLKNLSVKLTELTQEQADYLGVPVNGPYKSDLYRY; this is encoded by the coding sequence ATGTTACAGCAAGCCAAATCCCCATTTTATATTGATCTTGATCATTCATTGAAATACAAGGTCAAAGATATCAACCTGGCCGAAGAAGGCATCCTGGACATGCAATTGTCTGAAAAAGAGATGCCGGGCCTGATGGCCATCCGGGAAAAATACGGCCCTGAAAAACCGTTCAAGGGCCTGAAAATCATGGGCAGTCTTCATATGACCATCCAGACGGCCATGCTCATCGACACCCTGTATGAACTGGGAGCCGACATCCGGTGGGCATCCTGCAATATTTTTTCCACCCAGGACCATGCGGCCGCCGCCATTGCCAAAAAAGGAACGGCCGCCGTGTTTGCCTGGAAGGGTGAAACCCTGGAAGAGTTCTGGTGGTGCACGGAACAGGCCCTGCTCTGGCCGGATGGTTCCGGCCCGGACCTGATTGTGGATGACGGCGGGGACGCCACCTTGTTTATCCATCAGGGCGTGAAAGTGGAGAAAGATCCGTCCATTCTGGAACAGCCCACCCACAGCCAGGATGAACGCTGTCTTCTGGACCGGTTGAAAGTTTCCCATGCCAAGGATCCGGAAAAATGGACCAAGATCGCTGACAAGATCCGCGGGGTGTCTGAAGAAACCACCACGGGTGTTCATCGTCTGTACCATCTGGCCGCTAAAAATGAACTGCTGTTTCCGGCCATCAATGTCAATGATTCGGTGACCAAGTCCAAGTTCGACAACCTGTACGGGTGCCGGGAATCCCTGGCCGACGGTATCAAGCGGGCCACGGATGTGATGCTGGCCGGTAAAACCGTGGTGATCGCGGGTTATGGAGACGTGGGCAAGGGGTGTGCCGATTCCATGAAAGGATACGGCGCCATTGTTCTGGTCACGGAAATCGATCCCATCTGCGCGTTGCAGGCCGCCATGGAAGGATTTGAAGTGGTGACCATGGAAGAAGCCGCCACCCGGGGGGATGTGTTTGTCACGGCCACGGGAAATTACCATGTCATCCGGGGCGAACATATCGCTGAAATGAAGGATGAGGCCATTATCTGCAATATCGGTCATTTTGACAATGAAATTGAAATGGCATATCTCACAGACAACCCCAGGGCCGAACGCATCAAAATCAAACCCCAGGTGGACAAATGGGTTCTGGAGTCCGGACGTTCCGTGATTGTGCTGGCCGAAGGCCGGCTGGTGAATCTGGGATGCGCCACCGGACACCCCAGTTTTGTGATGAGCAACAGTTTCTCCAACCAGACCCTGGCCCAGATCAAACTGGCGTCTGAAAAACTGGAGAAAAAAGTGTATACACTGCCCAAGGAACTGGATGAGGAAGTGGCCCGGCTGCATTTGAAGAACCTGTCCGTGAAACTGACCGAATTGACCCAGGAACAGGCGGATTATTTAGGTGTTCCCGTTAACGGGCCTTATAAATCCGATCTTTACCGGTATTAA
- a CDS encoding ABC1 kinase family protein, giving the protein MLSIKKIGTVGKRYRNLIRYRQIIGIILKYGFDNILGALDIDRYIESGLKLIPFYHPHERVEKLSRNQRIRMALEELGPTFVKMGQVLSSRPDLIPMDLVNELSKLQDEIPAFGFDQVKETIAAEFGKPWDAVFHSMDEIPFACASIGQVHRASVTGEDRLAVKIQRPGIRKIIEADLEIIHHLAGIMERNIQEVAFYRPVKIVEEFAKTMEKELDYTIEAASMEQMARQFRHDKTIHIPGVFPSVSSERVLAMEFINGIKASDIDAIDRAGLDRKRITRRGADFIMKQVFEHGFFHADPHPGNIFIMENNRICPVDFGMTGFLDISTRELFVDIIHAVATHNARRAARVLCDLCDYETHPDMIRLEKDVALFISVHLTKSLKDIKTSRMVNQFIGLCTLHSLRIPPDLFLMMKAFVSVENVARKLDPDFNMLGHAAPYVTTARFLKFSPSKLAEEMMELARESYKLIQHLPTDTLEILRLVRQGKMKLLIDIQGLDKLIVHQDQTSNRISFSIIIAALILGSAIVINSDVPPMLFGVSVIGIAGFLAGGIMGIWLLVAIVKKGRL; this is encoded by the coding sequence ATGCTCAGCATCAAAAAAATAGGTACTGTGGGAAAACGGTACCGGAATCTGATCCGGTACCGGCAGATCATCGGCATCATTCTCAAGTATGGTTTCGACAACATCCTGGGTGCCCTGGACATTGACCGGTACATTGAATCCGGCCTGAAACTGATTCCGTTTTACCACCCCCATGAACGGGTGGAAAAACTGTCCCGGAATCAGCGGATCCGCATGGCTTTAGAGGAGCTGGGTCCCACATTTGTCAAAATGGGGCAGGTGTTGTCCTCCCGGCCGGATTTAATTCCCATGGACCTGGTCAATGAGCTGTCCAAACTCCAGGATGAGATCCCTGCCTTTGGATTTGATCAGGTCAAAGAAACCATTGCCGCGGAATTCGGCAAACCATGGGATGCGGTGTTTCATTCCATGGATGAAATCCCGTTTGCCTGTGCATCCATCGGTCAGGTGCACCGGGCATCGGTCACGGGTGAGGACCGGCTGGCCGTCAAAATCCAGCGCCCGGGCATCAGAAAAATCATTGAAGCCGACCTGGAGATCATCCATCATCTGGCCGGCATCATGGAAAGAAACATCCAAGAAGTGGCGTTTTACCGGCCCGTGAAAATTGTGGAAGAATTTGCCAAAACCATGGAAAAAGAACTGGATTATACCATCGAGGCCGCCAGCATGGAACAGATGGCCCGCCAGTTCCGCCATGACAAAACCATCCACATACCCGGAGTCTTCCCATCAGTATCTTCTGAACGGGTGCTGGCCATGGAGTTCATCAACGGTATCAAGGCCAGTGATATCGATGCCATTGACCGGGCCGGTCTGGACCGGAAACGCATTACCCGGCGGGGCGCGGATTTCATCATGAAACAGGTGTTTGAGCATGGATTTTTCCATGCCGACCCCCACCCGGGAAATATCTTTATCATGGAAAACAACCGGATATGTCCCGTGGATTTCGGCATGACCGGTTTTCTGGACATAAGCACCCGGGAACTGTTTGTGGATATCATTCACGCGGTTGCCACACACAATGCCAGGCGGGCGGCCCGTGTCTTATGCGACCTGTGCGACTATGAAACCCACCCCGATATGATCCGGCTGGAAAAAGACGTGGCCCTGTTTATATCGGTTCATCTGACCAAATCCTTGAAAGACATCAAAACCAGTCGAATGGTCAACCAGTTCATCGGGCTTTGTACCCTCCACAGCCTGAGAATTCCGCCGGATCTGTTTTTGATGATGAAAGCATTTGTTTCCGTTGAAAACGTGGCCCGGAAACTGGACCCGGATTTCAATATGCTGGGGCATGCCGCGCCCTATGTCACCACGGCCCGGTTTTTAAAGTTTTCGCCGTCAAAACTGGCTGAAGAGATGATGGAACTTGCCAGGGAATCCTATAAACTGATTCAGCATCTACCCACAGATACCCTGGAAATATTGCGACTGGTCCGCCAGGGAAAAATGAAACTTCTCATTGACATTCAAGGGCTGGACAAACTGATCGTCCATCAGGACCAGACCAGCAACCGCATCTCGTTTTCCATTATTATTGCGGCGTTGATTTTAGGATCCGCCATTGTCATCAATTCCGATGTCCCGCCCATGTTGTTCGGGGTATCGGTCATCGGCATCGCCGGATTTCTGGCGGGCGGGATCATGGGGATCTGGCTTCTGGTGGCCATTGTCAAAAAAGGACGTTTATAA
- a CDS encoding adenosine kinase: MTTQPYSKRITGIGSALVDILINESDDFLKHLGKEKGGMTLVESADIKAILAKTDKTPAIVPGGAACNTIIGIGRLGGTARFIGRRGDDNFGTLFEDALRSARVEPELTLSPSPTGSVISVITPDAQRSMFTYLGASTELEPHRITASLFADTAITMIEGYLLFNPELMMAAVHAAKKAGAMIALDLASFEVVHASREILDDLIKDHVDILIANEDEAEAFTGYADEKNALKALSAHVTYGVLKLGKRGSLISFNNTTTRIDARTGKEAKDTTGAGDLWAAGFLFGIANGFSIEKSGQLASACGYEVCQVIGAQIPEEGWERIRALI; this comes from the coding sequence ATGACAACCCAGCCATACAGCAAACGCATCACCGGCATCGGATCCGCATTGGTGGATATACTGATCAATGAATCCGATGATTTTTTAAAACACCTGGGCAAAGAAAAAGGCGGCATGACCCTGGTGGAATCCGCTGATATCAAAGCCATTCTGGCCAAAACCGACAAAACCCCGGCCATTGTGCCGGGCGGGGCCGCCTGCAACACGATTATCGGGATCGGCCGGCTGGGAGGCACAGCCCGGTTTATCGGCCGCCGGGGAGATGACAACTTCGGCACCCTGTTTGAAGATGCATTACGTTCCGCCCGGGTGGAGCCCGAACTGACCCTGTCCCCGTCTCCCACAGGCAGCGTGATCTCCGTGATCACCCCGGATGCCCAGCGGTCCATGTTCACCTATTTAGGCGCTTCCACGGAACTGGAACCCCACCGGATCACGGCATCGCTGTTTGCGGATACAGCCATCACCATGATCGAAGGATATCTGCTGTTCAATCCGGAACTCATGATGGCGGCGGTCCATGCAGCCAAAAAAGCCGGCGCCATGATCGCTCTGGATCTGGCCAGTTTTGAAGTGGTCCATGCCAGCCGGGAAATCCTGGATGACCTGATCAAAGACCATGTGGATATTCTGATTGCCAATGAGGACGAAGCCGAAGCCTTTACCGGTTACGCGGACGAGAAAAACGCGCTCAAGGCGTTATCGGCCCATGTCACTTACGGGGTGTTGAAACTGGGAAAACGGGGCAGCCTGATTTCATTTAACAACACCACCACCCGGATCGATGCCAGGACCGGGAAAGAGGCCAAAGACACCACGGGTGCCGGTGATTTGTGGGCTGCCGGGTTTCTTTTCGGTATTGCCAATGGATTTTCCATTGAAAAAAGCGGGCAGCTGGCATCTGCCTGCGGATACGAAGTCTGCCAGGTGATCGGGGCCCAGATCCCTGAAGAAGGATGGGAACGGATCCGTGCCCTGATCTGA
- a CDS encoding phasin family protein yields MFEYVKKSLLTGVGMALRSKSEIKELAEELAKSTQMSQAEAKEFLEECQHRYEDARVKLDRRMEETVEKILKRLDLPTRADIRDLNTRIDDLVKKIEARD; encoded by the coding sequence ATGTTTGAATATGTTAAAAAAAGTCTGCTCACCGGCGTGGGCATGGCCCTGCGTTCCAAATCCGAGATCAAAGAACTGGCCGAAGAACTGGCCAAATCCACCCAGATGAGCCAGGCGGAAGCCAAAGAGTTTCTGGAAGAATGCCAGCATCGATACGAGGATGCCAGAGTGAAACTGGACCGGCGCATGGAAGAAACCGTGGAAAAAATACTCAAACGGCTGGATCTTCCCACCCGGGCTGACATCCGGGATCTGAATACCCGAATTGACGATCTGGTCAAAAAAATAGAAGCCAGAGACTGA
- the metK gene encoding methionine adenosyltransferase has product MSDNKSYLFTSESVTEGHPDKVADAISDGILDAIIAEDKHCRVACETLVTTGLAMVAGEITTDCYVDIPEVVRSTIREIGYNSSTMGFDWKTCSVVTSIDQQSVDIAQGVDEGAGLYKEQGAGDQGIMFGFATNETEELMPMPILYAHKLTKRLTQVRKNGALDFLRPDGKSQVTIEYKNGKPQRVDAVVVSTQHNNDVTYEELKDAVIKEVIRKIIPKEMMDGDTRFFVNPTGRFVIGGPMGDCGLTGRKIIVDTYGGQGSHGGGCFSGKDPSKVDRSASYMGRYVAKNLVASGIADKCEIQVAYAIGVAQPVSLMVDFMGTGKIPESKAVDIVKEVFDLRPSAIIETLDLLRPIYRKTAAYGHFGRHDPDFYWERTDKADQIKELAGI; this is encoded by the coding sequence ATGTCAGACAACAAATCATATCTGTTTACATCTGAGTCCGTGACTGAAGGTCATCCCGATAAAGTGGCTGATGCCATATCCGACGGTATTCTGGATGCCATTATAGCGGAAGACAAGCATTGCCGGGTGGCCTGTGAAACTCTGGTCACCACCGGCCTGGCCATGGTGGCCGGCGAAATCACCACGGACTGTTACGTGGATATTCCGGAAGTGGTTCGAAGCACCATCCGGGAAATCGGATACAACTCTTCCACCATGGGATTTGACTGGAAAACCTGCTCCGTTGTGACCAGTATCGATCAGCAGTCCGTGGACATTGCCCAGGGTGTGGATGAAGGCGCGGGCCTGTATAAAGAACAGGGTGCCGGGGACCAGGGCATCATGTTCGGTTTTGCCACCAATGAGACGGAAGAGCTCATGCCCATGCCGATTTTATATGCCCATAAACTGACCAAACGGCTCACCCAGGTCCGGAAAAACGGGGCCCTGGATTTTCTGCGGCCCGACGGCAAATCTCAGGTTACCATTGAATATAAAAACGGCAAACCCCAGCGGGTGGATGCTGTGGTGGTCTCCACCCAGCATAACAATGACGTCACTTATGAAGAATTGAAAGACGCCGTGATCAAGGAAGTGATCCGGAAAATTATCCCCAAAGAGATGATGGACGGGGATACCCGGTTTTTTGTCAATCCCACGGGCCGGTTCGTCATCGGCGGACCCATGGGAGACTGCGGGCTCACGGGACGTAAAATTATCGTGGATACCTATGGGGGCCAGGGCAGCCATGGGGGCGGATGTTTTTCCGGAAAAGATCCCTCCAAAGTGGATAGAAGTGCCTCCTACATGGGACGGTATGTGGCCAAAAATCTGGTGGCATCCGGCATTGCCGACAAATGTGAAATACAGGTGGCCTATGCCATCGGTGTGGCCCAGCCCGTCTCATTGATGGTGGATTTCATGGGGACCGGAAAAATTCCTGAATCAAAAGCCGTGGATATTGTCAAAGAGGTGTTTGATTTAAGACCGTCCGCCATTATTGAAACCCTGGATCTGTTACGTCCCATTTACCGGAAAACAGCGGCTTATGGACATTTCGGCCGCCATGATCCTGATTTTTACTGGGAAAGAACCGACAAAGCCGATCAGATCAAAGAACTGGCCGGCATTTAA